One Lemur catta isolate mLemCat1 chromosome 15, mLemCat1.pri, whole genome shotgun sequence genomic window carries:
- the TMUB2 gene encoding transmembrane and ubiquitin-like domain-containing protein 2 isoform X3 has protein sequence MISRHLQNNLMSVDPVSSQAMELSDVTLIEGVGNEVMVVAGVVVLILALVLAWLSTYVADSGSNQLLGTIVSAGDTSVLHLGHVDHLVAGQGTPEPTELPHPSEGNDEKAEEAGEGLPKRQVGADSGSPEAPLRSEDSTCLPPSPGLINVRLKFLNDTEELAVARPEDTVGTLKSKYFPGQESQMKLIYQGRLLQDPARTLRSLNITDNCVIHCHRSPPGSAVPGPSASLAPSATEPPSLGINVGSLMVPVFVVLLGVVWYFRINYRQFFTAPATVSLVGVTVFFSFLVFGMYGR, from the exons ATGATTTCACGTCATCTTCAAAACAACCTCATGAG CGTGGACCCAGTCAGCAGCCAGGCCATGGAGCTCTCTGATGTCACCCTCATTGAGGGTGTGGGTAAtgaggtgatggtggtggcaggtgtggtggtgctgATTCTAGCCTTGGTCCTAGCTTGGCTCTCTACCTACGTAGCAGACAGCGGTAGCAACCAGCTCCTGGGCACTATTGTGTCAGCAGGCGACACGTCTGTCCTCCACTTGGGGCATGTGGACCACCTGGTGGCGGGCCAAGGCACCCCAGAGCCAACTGAACTCCCCCATCCATCAGAGGGTAACGATGAGAAGGCTGAAGAGGCTGGAGAAG GCCTGCCCAAAAGACAAGTGGGTGCAGACAGTGGCAGTCCAGAGGCACCCCTGAGATCTGAGGATagcacctgcctccctcccagccctggcctcatCAACGTGCGGCTCAAATTCCTGAATGACACCGAGGAGCTGGCTGTGGCCAGGCCAGAGGATACTGTGGGTACCCTGAAGAG CAAATACTTCCCTGGACAAGAGAGCCAGATGAAACTGATCTACCAGGGCCGCCTGCTGCAGGACCCAGCCCGCACACTGCGTTCTCTGAACATTACTGACAACTGTGTGATTCATTGCCACCGCTCACCCCCAGGGTCAGCTGTTCCAGGGCCCTCAGCCTCTCTGGCCCCCTCAGCCACTGAGCCACCCAGCCTCGGCATCAATGTGGGCAGCCTCATGGTGCCCGTGTTTGTGGTGCTGTTGGGTGTGGTCTGGTACTTCCGAATCAATTACCGCCAGTTCTTCACAGCACCTGCTACTGTCTCCCTGGTGGGGGTCACCGTCTTCTTCAGCTTTCTAGTATTTGGGATGTATGGACGATAA
- the TMUB2 gene encoding transmembrane and ubiquitin-like domain-containing protein 2 isoform X1, with translation MISRHLQNNLMSVDPVSSQAMELSDVTLIEGVGNEVMVVAGVVVLILALVLAWLSTYVADSGSNQLLGTIVSAGDTSVLHLGHVDHLVAGQGTPEPTELPHPSEGNDEKAEEAGEGGGDSTGEPGAGGGVEPSLEHLLDIQGLPKRQVGADSGSPEAPLRSEDSTCLPPSPGLINVRLKFLNDTEELAVARPEDTVGTLKSKYFPGQESQMKLIYQGRLLQDPARTLRSLNITDNCVIHCHRSPPGSAVPGPSASLAPSATEPPSLGINVGSLMVPVFVVLLGVVWYFRINYRQFFTAPATVSLVGVTVFFSFLVFGMYGR, from the exons ATGATTTCACGTCATCTTCAAAACAACCTCATGAG CGTGGACCCAGTCAGCAGCCAGGCCATGGAGCTCTCTGATGTCACCCTCATTGAGGGTGTGGGTAAtgaggtgatggtggtggcaggtgtggtggtgctgATTCTAGCCTTGGTCCTAGCTTGGCTCTCTACCTACGTAGCAGACAGCGGTAGCAACCAGCTCCTGGGCACTATTGTGTCAGCAGGCGACACGTCTGTCCTCCACTTGGGGCATGTGGACCACCTGGTGGCGGGCCAAGGCACCCCAGAGCCAACTGAACTCCCCCATCCATCAGAGGGTAACGATGAGAAGGCTGAAGAGGCTGGAGAAGGTGGGGGCGACTCCACAGGGGAAcctggagctgggggtggtgTTGAGCCCAGCCTTGAGCATCTCCTTGACATCCAAGGCCTGCCCAAAAGACAAGTGGGTGCAGACAGTGGCAGTCCAGAGGCACCCCTGAGATCTGAGGATagcacctgcctccctcccagccctggcctcatCAACGTGCGGCTCAAATTCCTGAATGACACCGAGGAGCTGGCTGTGGCCAGGCCAGAGGATACTGTGGGTACCCTGAAGAG CAAATACTTCCCTGGACAAGAGAGCCAGATGAAACTGATCTACCAGGGCCGCCTGCTGCAGGACCCAGCCCGCACACTGCGTTCTCTGAACATTACTGACAACTGTGTGATTCATTGCCACCGCTCACCCCCAGGGTCAGCTGTTCCAGGGCCCTCAGCCTCTCTGGCCCCCTCAGCCACTGAGCCACCCAGCCTCGGCATCAATGTGGGCAGCCTCATGGTGCCCGTGTTTGTGGTGCTGTTGGGTGTGGTCTGGTACTTCCGAATCAATTACCGCCAGTTCTTCACAGCACCTGCTACTGTCTCCCTGGTGGGGGTCACCGTCTTCTTCAGCTTTCTAGTATTTGGGATGTATGGACGATAA
- the TMUB2 gene encoding transmembrane and ubiquitin-like domain-containing protein 2 isoform X2, translated as MELSDVTLIEGVGNEVMVVAGVVVLILALVLAWLSTYVADSGSNQLLGTIVSAGDTSVLHLGHVDHLVAGQGTPEPTELPHPSEGNDEKAEEAGEGGGDSTGEPGAGGGVEPSLEHLLDIQGLPKRQVGADSGSPEAPLRSEDSTCLPPSPGLINVRLKFLNDTEELAVARPEDTVGTLKSKYFPGQESQMKLIYQGRLLQDPARTLRSLNITDNCVIHCHRSPPGSAVPGPSASLAPSATEPPSLGINVGSLMVPVFVVLLGVVWYFRINYRQFFTAPATVSLVGVTVFFSFLVFGMYGR; from the exons ATGGAGCTCTCTGATGTCACCCTCATTGAGGGTGTGGGTAAtgaggtgatggtggtggcaggtgtggtggtgctgATTCTAGCCTTGGTCCTAGCTTGGCTCTCTACCTACGTAGCAGACAGCGGTAGCAACCAGCTCCTGGGCACTATTGTGTCAGCAGGCGACACGTCTGTCCTCCACTTGGGGCATGTGGACCACCTGGTGGCGGGCCAAGGCACCCCAGAGCCAACTGAACTCCCCCATCCATCAGAGGGTAACGATGAGAAGGCTGAAGAGGCTGGAGAAGGTGGGGGCGACTCCACAGGGGAAcctggagctgggggtggtgTTGAGCCCAGCCTTGAGCATCTCCTTGACATCCAAGGCCTGCCCAAAAGACAAGTGGGTGCAGACAGTGGCAGTCCAGAGGCACCCCTGAGATCTGAGGATagcacctgcctccctcccagccctggcctcatCAACGTGCGGCTCAAATTCCTGAATGACACCGAGGAGCTGGCTGTGGCCAGGCCAGAGGATACTGTGGGTACCCTGAAGAG CAAATACTTCCCTGGACAAGAGAGCCAGATGAAACTGATCTACCAGGGCCGCCTGCTGCAGGACCCAGCCCGCACACTGCGTTCTCTGAACATTACTGACAACTGTGTGATTCATTGCCACCGCTCACCCCCAGGGTCAGCTGTTCCAGGGCCCTCAGCCTCTCTGGCCCCCTCAGCCACTGAGCCACCCAGCCTCGGCATCAATGTGGGCAGCCTCATGGTGCCCGTGTTTGTGGTGCTGTTGGGTGTGGTCTGGTACTTCCGAATCAATTACCGCCAGTTCTTCACAGCACCTGCTACTGTCTCCCTGGTGGGGGTCACCGTCTTCTTCAGCTTTCTAGTATTTGGGATGTATGGACGATAA